In Puntigrus tetrazona isolate hp1 chromosome 7, ASM1883169v1, whole genome shotgun sequence, the following are encoded in one genomic region:
- the LOC122349565 gene encoding GTPase IMAP family member 9-like: protein MGSSASKEDRQPLIGDDEEIQPIFEDLKLVLIGSQGAGKNAIANAILGKKVFTFWTSFKSKYVKETCRVSGTRIHLTRTPGWTGDLSRSGKTKREIVRCVQSLFRTGPHAVILALKVNSMLSESTINTLESLLTVQVWDHTIVLFTHGEKLGDYTIEDYIRYQQLQSFIQKCGKRYFVIENNSSNQITDTIQELVAKKNSAFYFKLSAQIEDNNALESDWRLVVERIKSKITSLLAFREKLRLDLQMQNSSSLRRLLDSKNAEINRLNAIVQEKEREIERLCSGGLDPSGLHRRPIAELDAELKGRNAENETLKERNDKRKGC from the exons atgggTTCCAGTgcat CAAAAGAGGACCGACAGCCTTTGATTGGAGATGATGAAG AAATTCAGCCTATTTTTGAGGATCTTAAACTTGTGCTGATTGGAAGTCAAGGTGCTGGAAAAAATGCTATTGCTAATGCCATCCTTGGGAAGAAAGTCTTCACATTCTGGACGTCTTTTAAGAGTAAATACGTCAAAGAGACTTGTAGAGTATCAGGAACACGCATTCATTTGACTCGCACCCCAGGCTGGACAGGAGACCTGAGTAGATCAGGGAAAACCAAACGTGAAATTGTCCGCTGTGTTCAGTCCTTATTCAGGACTGGACCTCACGCGGTCATCTTGGCCCTTAAAGTGAACTCAATGCTGTCAGAGTCGACCATCAACACCCTAGAAAGTCTGCTTACCGTTCAGGTGTGGGACCACACCATAGTACTCTTCACACATGGAGAAAAGCTGGGAGATTATACCATTGAGGACTATATCCGATATCAGCAGCTTCAGTCTTTTATCcaaaaatgtggcaaaagatattttgtgatCGAAAACAATAGCAGCAACCAGATTACTGATACAATTCAAGAGCTCGTTGCCAAGAAGaattctgcattttattttaaactttcagCTCAGATAGAGGATAATAATGCTTTAGAATCAGACTGGAGGCTTGTTGTTGAAAGAATCAAATCTAAAATCACTTCTCTGTTAGCTTTCAGGGAAAAATTACGGTTAGatttgcaaatgcaaaacagCAGCTCGCTTAGAAGGTTGCTCGATTCAAAAAATGCTGAGATAAACAGACTGAATGCCATTgttcaagaaaaagaaagagagatagagaggtTATGCTCAGGAGGTCTTGACCCCTCTGGCCTACACAGACGACCAATTGCTGAACTGGACGCTGAACTAAAGGGAAGGAATGCAGAGAATGAaacactgaaagaaagaaatgataaaagaaaaggATGCTAA
- the LOC122349584 gene encoding trichohyalin-like — protein KEAEIQHAHLHEKNELQNKLLEAEKENDRMRGKVEETEKEMDASQRRYEEEVVWHKQEMEKKLKERDNEAENILREIEREQRERFSEQVEKREKEMDKLREVIEMMTKEMEQLRMSYQEQVKTTEAEREMHRGTVEKYNTLIDKLVGKDEEIERTMREKEKELHRNAETQEKLQQKDEEIIKLRQRDQEKVQEIETLKQNITEKQRDIEKLRNTVEANTENHAAELQVLKKELKTKEDEIDKLKQRDLEKNKDIDKLKKDISEKQTDIERLNDNNEEHAAQIKFVQEELKLKEEEIKKLRQRDQEKEREIDMLRQNISEKQKDIEKLRGNIKVRTEESAAQLMHLEAELKIKEDEITKLKQRDLEKDTEIHTLKKNIIGQQQDAEKLKDSMQTNIEESAIQLKHLEDEFKTKDGEIIQLRTRELEKEREINTLQKNALEKQKEVEKLRECIQVYNQESAAKLKHLEEELQAKESEITRLHQKDLEKDKQMDTQLQNINEKHRREIEKLENVIQANTEEAAAQLKHLEEEIDGMIEAYKTKNMTMEEEMEKTNKQHEETERHLDELRQQFREEQERNNALKNMNAGLGNELEELRLKCEDYETDLQTSVKHSEKQTKEMKGLEQKINEFKQLLEEKESDTQDMKAYYEKKLRERHQEHEVKEIEREQELHRRERELEKKEEKLAQSKQDLETREDEMNRRELDLEEQMYKIREEEKNLENESQNNKRLAVDLVRKREEIEKRSEEFIDREENLKAQEQQIKFKRDELQATEKILETKEKELQDQTEKQEKNMANIRQQMERREQELLETEANFIKEQRKLKEEEKSLEMLRTHLETREKELNRREQMWEVKTQKLSKISEEFENNKHNMKKWQAELSNKECDLLIKINGLQVKEQELVQREQELALKGQRLMEQHRDMEDKQQNQAASFDERDLELESMREALGKKEQELIQGEEALSQREEKLKSEEIYLEKRQQVMQNREQMHEDTLRSLKEQQDVLKNRECSLDTRETELRQRESELTIRDNNMMDKHKLLQNQDLDLEKKASAVELLKTTLDGREKELEERQNQLDSKMLEINSEQDKMKRKREELEKWEKYLYNTELKEIQKESFSGHQRLTNSTESNGNAGDTRSEERMELENNRSVKNQRVKQIPESKQKEEAGENDNSDGESEEDFFESSSASFQATLHTPWPASELRLMLLGDSWSSRHPARCTVVGPDADRSNPWKGEISGRRLTIVEPQGLKWRSGSESKDTFSQSIPLCHPGPHAFILVIPAYVSFTGQYRHAVERTMSVIGKASWRHTIILLTWGETLRESIQQHVKRNSNLEKLVRKCGNRCHVLNNGHRESDVVKLLEKVEEMLEGNNGQYYKLD, from the exons aaagagGCTGAGATTCAGCACGCACACTTGCACGAGAAGAATGAACTTCAAAACAAACTGCTGGAAGCTGAGAAAGAGAATGACAGGATGAGAGGAAAGGTTGAAGAAACTGAAAAAGAGATGGATGCATCACAGCGTAGGTATGAAGAAGAGGTTGTCTGGCATAAGCAAGAGATGGAGaagaaactgaaagaaagagacaatGAAGCTGAAAACATCTTAAGAGAAATCG aaagagaacaaaGAGAGAGATTCAGTGAACAAgtagagaagagagagaaagagatggacAAGCTGAGAGAGGTGATAGAGATGATGACCAAAGAGATGGAGCAGCTTCGTATGTCCTATCAGGAGCAAGTGAAAACAACAGAAGCTGAGAGAGAAATGCACAGAGGAACCGTTGAGAAATACAACACACTCATTGATAAACTGGTGGGTAAAGATGAGGAAATAGAGCGAAcgatgagagaaaaagaaaaggagctGCATCGAAATGCTGAAACGCAAGAGAAACTTCAGCAAAAAGATGAGGAAATAATCAAACTAAGACAAAGAGATCAGGAAAAAGTGCAAGAAATTGAGACACTGAAgcaaaacattactgaaaaaCAGAGGGATATAGAGAAGTTAAGAAACACTGTCGAGGCAAATACTGAAAACCATGCAGCTGAACTTCAAGTCCTGAAGAAAGAGTTGAAAACTAAAGAAGACGAAAtagacaaattaaaacaaagagacctagagaaaaacaaagacattgaCAAACTAAAGAAAGACATTAGCgaaaaacaaactgatattGAAAGGTTAAATGACAATAATGAAGAACATGCAGCTCAAATAAAATTTGTACAGGAAGAGTTGAAGTTAAAAGAAGAGGAAATCAAAAAATTAAGACAAAGAGACCAGGAGAAGGAACGAGAGATTGACATGCTTAGGCAAAACATTAGCgaaaaacagaaagacattGAAAAGTTAAGAGGCAATATTAAGGTACGTACTGAGGAAAGTGCTGCTCAACTCATGCATTTAGAGGCAgagctgaaaataaaagaagatgaaataaccaaattaaaacaaagagacCTGGAGAAAGACACAGAAATTCACACacttaagaaaaacattattggCCAACAACAGGACGctgaaaaattaaaagacaGCATGCAGACGAATATTGAAGAAAGTGCTATTCAATTGAAGCATTTAGAGGatgaattcaaaacaaaagatggTGAAATAATCCAATTAAGAACAAGAGAactggaaaaagagagagaaattaacACACTGCAGAAAAACGCTcttgaaaaacagaaagaggtTGAAAAGTTAAGAGAATGTATTCAGGTATATAATCAGGAAAGTGCAgctaaactaaaacatttagaGGAAGAACTACAAGCAAAAGAGAGTGAAATAACCAGATTACATCAAAAAGACTTGGAGAAAGATAAACAAATGGACACACAGCTGCAAAACATCAATGAAAAACATAGAAGAGAAATTGAAAAACTGGAAAACGTCATTCAAGCAAATACTGAAGAAGCTGCTGCTCAACTAAAACATCTAGAAGAAGAGATTGATGGAATGATAGAGGCCTACAAAACAAAGAATATGACGATGGAAGAGGAAAtggaaaagacaaacaaacagcatgagGAAACAGAAAGACACTTGGATGAGCTGAGACAACAGTTCAGGGAAGAGCAAGAAAGAAACAACGCCCTAAAAAACATGAATGCAGGACTGGGAAACGAATTAGAAGAACTGAGGCTCAAATGTGAAGATTATGAGACAGATCTTCAGACTTCAGTAAAGCACTCTGagaaacagacaaaagaaatgaaagggTTGGAGCAAAAGATAAATGAGTTCAAACAGCTactggaagagaaagagagcgataCGCAAGACATGAAGGCATATTATGAGAAAAAACTAAGAGAAAGGCACCAAGAGCATGAGGtgaaagagatagagagagaacaagagcttcacaggagagagagagagctagaaAAGAAGGAAGAGAAGTTAGCGCAAAGCAAACAAGATTTGGAAACTAGAGAGGATGAAATGAATAGGCGAGAACTGGATTTGGAAGAGCAGATGTACAAGATaagagaagaggagaagaaTCTAGAAAACGAGAGTCAGAATAACAAACGTCTGGCTGTAGATCTGGTGCGAAAGAGAGAGGAGATTGAGAAGAGATCAGAAGAGTTTATAGATAGAGAAGAAAATTTAAAGGCACAGGAACAGCAGATAAAATTTAAAAGGGATGAGCTACAAGCTACTGAGAAGATATTGGAGACCAAGGAAAAGGAATTACAAGATCAGACTGAAAAGCAGGAGAAAAATATGGCAAACATTAGACAGCAGATGGAGAGGAGAGAACAAGAGCTGCTGGAAACAGAGGCGAATTTTATTAAAGAGCAACGCAAGCTtaaggaagaagaaaaatctTTGGAGATGCTCAGAACGCATCTGGAAACTAGAGAGAAAGAACTTAATAGACGAGAGCAGATGTGGGAGGTGAAAACCCAAAAGCTTTCAAAGATCTCGGAGGAATTCgaaaataacaaacacaacatgaaGAAATGGCAAGCTGAGCTGAGTAATAAGGAATGCGATcttctgataaaaataaatggactgCAGGTAAAGGAGCAGGAACTTGTCCAGAGGGAGCAGGAGCTCGCACTCAAAGGTCAAAGGTTGATGGAGCAACATCGAGATATGGAGGATAAGCAGCAAAACCAAGCAGCTTCATTTGATGAACGCGACCTGGAGCTTGAGAGCATGAGAGAAGCGTTAGGAAAAAAGGAGCAAGAGCTGATACAAGGCGAGGAAGCTCTTTCTCAAAGAGAGGAGAAGCTGAAGAGTGAAGAAATCTACTTGGAGAAAAGACAGCAAGTCATGCAAAATAGGGAACAAATGCATGAAGACACGTTGCGCAGTCTGAAGGAACAGCAGgatgttttgaaaaacagaGAATGTTCTTTAGATACCAGAGAGACAGAACTGCGCCAACGTGAATCAGAGCTCACTATTAGAGATAATAACATGATGGACAAACACAAACTTCTGCAGAACCAAGACTTAGATCTGGAAAAGAAGGCAAGTGCTGTAGAGCTCCTAAAAACAACACTAGATGGAAGAGAAAAAGAGCTTGAAGAACGTCAAAACCAACTGGACAGCAAAATGCTGGAGATAAATAGTGAACAAGACAAGATGAAAAGGAAGCGAGAGGAACTTGAAAAATGGGAGAAGTATTTGTATAACACAGAGCTCAAAGAGATACAGAAAGAGTCTTTCTCGGGGCATCAGCGATTGACAAACAGCACTGAATCAAATGGGAACGCCGGAGATACAAGAAGTGAAGAGCGAATGGAGTTGGAAAACAACAGATCGGTGAAGAACCAAAGGGTTAAACAAATACCGGAGTCCAAGCAAAAAGAGGAAGCTGgtgaaaatgacaattctgATGGCGAAAGTGAGGAAGACTTCTTTGAATCGTCAAGCGCCAGTTTCCAAGCTACTTTGCATACACCCTGGCCTGCATCTGAGCTAAGGCTGATGCTTTTAGGAGACTCCTGGTCATCCCGTCACCCAGCGAGATGCACCGTCGTGGGGCCTGATGCGGACAGAAGCAACCCTTGGAAGGGAGAGATATCCGGCAGACGTCTCACGATCGTAGAGCCTCAGGGCCTGAAATGGAGATCTGGATCTGAAAGTAAAGACACCTTTAGTCAAAGTATTCCTCTGTGTCATCCTGGACCACACGCCTTCATCCTGGTGATTCCCGCTTACGTGTCCTTCACTGGTCAGTACAGGCACGCAGTCGAACGTACTATGTCCGTGATAGGAAAAGCATCATGGAGGCACACTATTATTCTGCTCACCTGGGGGGAAACATTAAGAGAGAGCATCCAGCAGCACGTGAAGAGAAACAGCAACCTGGAGAAGCTGGTTCGAAAGTGTGGGAACAGGTGCCATGTGCTTAACAATGGACACCGGGAATCTGATGTGGTGAAGCTGCTGGAGAAGGTTGAGGAGATGCTGGAAGGAAACAATGGACAATACTACAAACTggattga
- the LOC122349567 gene encoding protein mono-ADP-ribosyltransferase PARP15: MKVTACGSGQPTALKRLQNLSDFALPIYWDNMTESDHLKVIDLDRSSMEYKTVSKDFNKTVTKTVLKVQRIQNINLRRLYKGRKRELENRNGPVGAAERILYHGTSEESCSSIMQSNFNRNFAGQNATLYSHGRVPPGHEDAPVSVAPDLYDSVVDNMQNPTMFVVFHDCQAYPDYLITFK; this comes from the exons ATGAAGGTCACAGCATGTGGTTCAGGACAGCCGACCGCTCTCAAACGACTGCAGAACCTTTCAG ATTTTGCTTTGCCAATCTACTGGGACAACATGACTGAAAGCGACCACTTAAAGGTGATTGACCTGGATCGGTCATCCATGGAGTACAAGACTGTGAGCAAGGACTTTAACAAGACCGTCACAAAAACAGTGCTTAAG GTCCAGCGTATCCAGAACATTAATCTTCGGCGGCTATACAAGGGGCGTAAAAGAGAGCTGGAGAACAGAAATGGTCCTGTGGGAGCAGCGGAGAGGATCCTTTATCACGGCACATCGGAGGAATCCTGCTCATCCATCATGCAGTCGAACTTTAATCGCAACTTTGCTGGGCAAAATg CCACCCTCTATAGTCACGGGCGCGTGCCGCC GGGACATGAAGACGCCCCTGTTAGTGTGGCACCTGACCTCTACGACAGCGTGGTGGATAACATGCAGAATCCCACCATGTTCGTGGTTTTCCACGACTGCCAGGCTTATCCAGACTACCTCATCACATTCAAATGA
- the LOC122349568 gene encoding protein mono-ADP-ribosyltransferase PARP15-like, with protein sequence MPNCAHSEEMFQTVCGNLSAKVVDNRGKALFHSLTSDLDEIIMPVHGIEVCLVLGDIINETTDAIVNTTDFKNFQIAGVCKDILTKAGPQIQAQLKAAHVGSGQIFTTPPGGFPCKTIMHVCGERNPDVIKSLVKQIVVQCDQGCYRSVAIPAICAGQRGLNQVWWPSPF encoded by the exons ATGCCTAATTGTGCTCATTCTGAAGAG ATGTTCCAGACAGTCTGTGGGAATCTGAGTGCGAAAGTGGTGGACAACAGAGGAAAAG CTCTGTTTCACtcactgacctctgaccttgaTGAGATCATCATGCCAGTACATGGGATTGAAGTCTGTCTGGTACTCGGAGACATCATTAATGAGACTACCGATGCCATCGTGAACACCACCGACTTTAAGAACTTCCAGATAGCAG GAGTGTGTAAAGACATCCTTACTAAGGCAGGGCCTCAAATCCAGGCCCAACTGAAAGCTG CTCATGTAGGGAGCGGGCAGATCTTCACAACCCCACCAGGAGGCTTCCCATGTAAAACCATCATGCATGTTTGTGGAGAGAGAAACCCTGATGTTATCAAGAGCTTAGTAAAACAAATAGTGGTTCAGTGTGACCAGGGCTGCTACAGGTCTGTGGCCATTCCTGCGATCTGTGCTG GACAAAGAGGTTTGAATCAAGTGTGGTGGCCAAGTCCATTCTAG
- the LOC122349578 gene encoding GTPase IMAP family member 4-like: protein MEMQRGNPSLLDKRPQAVEANGGSHQPSSLPELRLVLLGRKGAGKSSAGNTILGLAGGFETGKPTEECVKRRADVAGRRVTVVDTPGWEWYYSVNGTPGWVRRETKRSMSLCPPGPHAVLLVVRSCTSVTADYHRQIEEHLELLGKAVWDHTLVLFTRGDELGSVPIEQRIRNGGKAFQTLLERCGNRFHVLENKRRVDDGSQVRDLMRKMDELVEERR, encoded by the exons ATGGAAATGCAGAGAGGGAATCCTTCATTGTTGG ACAAGAGGCCGCAGGCAGTGGAGGCCAATGGAGGAAGTCACCAGCCTTCGTCTCTTCCTGAACTTCGCTTGGTTTTACTAGGCCGCAAAGGTGCTGGGAAAAGCTCCGCTGGAAACACCATCCTAGGCCTGGCGGGAGGGTTTGAGACAGGCAAACCGACCGAGGAGTGTGTGAAGAGGCGAGCCGACGTGGCAGGAAGGCGAGTTACGGTTGTGGATACCCCAGGCTGGGAATGGTACTATTCAGTGAACGGGACTCCTGGTTGGGTGAGGAGAGAAACGAAGCGGAGCATGTCCCTGTGTCCGCCAGGTCCCCACGCCGTGCTTCTAGTGGTGCGATCCTGTACTTCGGTGACAGCCGACTACCATCGGCAGATCGAGGAGCATCTAGAGCTGCTGGGCAAAGCGGTGTGGGATCACACGCTGGTGCTGTTCACGAGGGGAGACGAGCTGGGCTCGGTTCCCATCGAACAGAGGATTCGAAACGGCGGCAAGGCCTTCCAGACGCTCCTGGAGCGGTGCGGGAACAGGTTTCACGTTTTGGAGAACAAGCGGCGCGTTGACGACGGATCGCAGGTGAGGGACCTGATGAGGAAGATGGATGAGCTGGTGGAGGAGAGAAGG
- the LOC122349580 gene encoding GTPase IMAP family member 4-like: protein MEAQTHRGTIRAVMMNDNPQTEDLDERNLFSRGSHRLPELRLVLLGERETGKSSAGNAVLGGAEYFQSGEATEECSRQQTEVSNRLVTVVDVPGWEGEPGGLTPERVKREIGLSVTLCPPGPHAFLLALRVD from the exons ATGGAGGCGCAGACGCACCGAGGAACCATCAGAGCTGTGATGATGA ATGATAATCCGCAAACGGAAGACCTAGATGAGAGGAATCTCTTCTCCAGAGGTTCACATCGTCTCCCGGAGCTGAGACTTGTTCTGCTGGGAGAGAGGGAGACGGGAAAAAGCTCTGCCGGGAACGCCGTCCTCGGTGGAGCGGAATACTTTCAAAGCGGAGAGGCCACTGAGGAGTGTTCGAGACAACAGACGGAGGTTTCTAACAGACTGGTGACGGTGGTGGATGTGCCCGGATGGGAGGGTGAACCTGGAGGATTAACTCCAGAGAGAGTGAAGCGAGAGATTGGACTTAGCGTCACGCTTTGTCCTCCTGGACCTCATGCATTTCTACTGGCACTGAGAGTGGAC
- the LOC122349582 gene encoding golgin subfamily A member 6-like protein 1, protein MVAGNRCEAFSPLVHEIQELGKLKNEKFQLKVKEFSDKLQRQEEELKKMKEREVKSIRWFFERRKKDKVQSPGKAEREEAPYRGEDDRRSVMGELEERMVWLTEDKERELQELSTEMSKVTVKLHQGHKEKEQLLMRLKEREREGEELKEKVEELQMKLLEMESMGAVKEQERK, encoded by the coding sequence ATGGTGGCGGGAAATCGCTGCGAGGCATTCTCGCCACTGGTGCATGAGATTCAAGAGTTAGGAAAACTAAAGAATGAGAAATTCCAGCTGAAGGTCAAGGAGTTCAGTGATAAGCTTCAACGGCAGGAGGAGGAACTGAAGAAGatgaaggaacgagaggtcaaGAGCATTCGGTGGTTTTTCGAGAGACGCAAAAAAGACAAAGTGCAATCTCCAGGGAAGGCTGAGAGGGAAGAGGCGCCGTATCGAGGTGAAGATGACAGGAGAAGCGTGATGGGCGAGCTGGAAGAGAGGATGGTGTGGTTGACCGAAGACAAGGAGAGAGAGTTACAAGAGCTGAGCACAGAAATGAGCAAAGTCACGGTGAAGCTCCATCAGGGACATAAAGAGAAAGAGCAACTGCTGATGAGATTAAAGGAACGAGAGCGAGAGGGAGAAGAACTTAAAGAAAAAGTGGAGGAGCTTCAGATGAAGCTGCTGGAAATGGAGAGCATGGGTGCCGTCAAAGAGCaagagaggaaa